CCCCTCAGTCCCGCAGGCCTGGCGACAGCTGCTTCATTCCGACCTTGTCAGCccctgagcagtgtgtgtgtgtgtgtgtgtgtgtgtgtgtgtgtgtgtgtgtgtgtgtgtgtgtgtgtgtgtcaggggccAGGCCACGGTGCTAATGTCCCCTCATTAGGCAGGCTGTGGGGTGGTGACATCCTGAGCAACACTCTATTCAAACAGCCACTTCCCCTCGTTCCCCTTCGCTCCGCACCGACCGACGACTTCCCCCCTCCGCAGGAAACTAAGGCCAAAGACAAATAAAGACCCTCACTTtgaaaaggagaagagagagagagaaataccccCACCTTTTCATGTATTTGAATAGGCAGCGCCATCCAAGATTGGGGTGATTATGTGCCATGCTTGAAAAATATGGCGAAATTGAGATTTGTAAAAAAGCCTTTTAGTACGATCTGAATCGCATCAGCGCAACTCAAACATACTGTATCAAACTGTAGCTCTGCATAAAATCCAACTGTCCTTTATCTAGttaatatatttatatttctAATATAATGCATTTCTATGGTTCAGAGCTCTAGACTCAATAAAACACATGCCAGTTAGATGTCTCCGGCCAAATTCTTTACAGACTACATATGGCCTCATATGGCCTCTGTAGCTACAGTACAACCTCTTCtacactacacacatctacaatatTCCCCATCATCATTACATAGTGGATATAGAAGAGAAGAATTGTATTTTTCCAGAAGGAACATGCAATGTCAAATTTCAGATAAAATAATGAATAATGGTTATTTCCATATTATTAGACGATGCCCGTCGCCTCAGTGTTGTGTGTAATGAGCATGTCTTAATCATGTTATTACATTGCTATAAGACTGTAAAAAGAGTTGAATAACCTTGTTACCATATGGTTTCCTGCTGTGTGGTAGTTGCTGCTGTAAGCCCAGCACTGACAGGGCCATAggccacacacacatcaatatacaGGGATTAGCTAGACACACACTGGCAGCTAACATTATCGTTGTTTACCACACACCAAGACTAAATAAACCACttgacagacaaacacacaatgGCCTATAAACAACTCATAAATCCACTAGCACCTTCAGGAATATAACAGAATAGAATCCAGCTTGATCATTCTATTGTTGATTTATATCTTTCTCTCCGGAGATTATAATCAGCAAAACATTTGAACGTTTTTTTCCCAAAACCAGGAAAGACACAATTTAATTTTGAACTGGACACTAGAGATTGTGTACAACATAAGGTGAAAACAAACAAGCTGCTCGCCAGTTTCTGAATATCCTGTATTTGGTATTTATAATAGTTTTAACCGGtggggcagacggacagctctgttTCAGAGTGTGTAACACAGTGGGATGTGAGGAGTGTGTGAGAGGTCTGGGtgcggtacacacacacacacacacacacacacacacacacacacacacacacacacacacacacacacacacacacacacacacacacacacacacacacacacacacacacacacacacacacactcacacactctctcaggGCCTGTAGGAGGTAGGAGGGGGTCCATGGGAAAAGGCTGGTGGAGGACTCAGCTACCATTCACCACTCATCTCCCTGATAAGACACAAGCAGATGGCCCTGCATTGCTGTCgttcctgaacacacacacacactcacgcacagacTCCGTACGCATACACTGCTGTCGTAGCAACGACCCCAACACAGTACGTTCACAAAGAAAACACTATTAGaagacactctgtctctctccaacccACGCCAGTCGTcgatccatccatctatcccttcATCCAAACACCAGAGATATCATGCATCTCCTTGGGACCGACAGATCACCCTGACCCCGTGAGTGATCCTGACCCCGTGAGTGATCCTCACGTCCCATATTGATCAGTAGCTGCAGCGGGAGACAGGAGACGACGGGGTGAACGTATGTACACAACACCGGTGTTCCAGTGTTACAGAGCCGCAGACAGATGACGCACACATTGTTTCAGTGTGAGACATGCTTCATGTCACAGCTCTGCGTCTTATGCAAGGCTGAGTATCAAATCCAAATGAGATCACATGCTGTGACTTGGCTGGAAAACTCTGGGTGATGTTTTTAATGTCCATCCCATAACCCCTCGAACTCAGGGAAGACTTAGTTAGGCTTAGTTATTTTCATCagatcattgtaaatacaaattaTTATACAAATGATTCATCTCTACGGTTATAAACTGGTAATACAATAAAAATATCTGAGTTTGATTCATGCATTTTCATCAAACAAGAGATCGACGTTTTAAAATATGAAGAATGTCTCCCGATAGTAGGAAAATAATTCACTAGAAATTGACGATGTGACAAAACAGAATATCTTAGAGAGTCTGCAACACAATGAGAACATTGAAGGATCTCCAGAGCATTTTAATATTCCAAGTCTGCCTCGCAAAAATAGGGAGATTGAGGGAATTTAAATCATGAATattaaaatatacagttgaaaCAGAAACTACTACAAACTACACTGACAAATGTTTATTAAATGGCATAACCGCAGCAAATTAAATAACCAAATTAATTCATATTCTGATTAAAAGGAAAAAGGGGGCTCTAAATTAAATGTCCACAGTGTGAATTATTTTTAACGTGCGAGTTGAAAAAAGTTCAAAGCAAAAATTGGTTTGGACGTCATATCTTCATGCCTGACGCTTAGATAAATACGTGGTGGCCGTAGAATGAATGGCACCTTGTGCGTCTTCCCTCTCCTAAACTCCCCTAAACTCTACATGCCATCTAAACCACAAACTTGGgcgcgcagacacacacacggtaaACGTACAAGTGGTCCACATccatcttacacacacacacacacacacacacacacacacacacacacacacacacacacacacacacacacacacacacacacacacacacacacacacacacacacacatatctttggtcttctctcctcctctcacctcagaGTCTACCACGTCTCTGCTCTCGTCCAGAAATAACAGGACCATACTGGAGGAAAAACCGAGGCGCAGTAACTGACGTAGTTAAACACACCCCTACACCTTCTGCACTTCTCCACTATACACACTCTCACTGACACTCCCAACAAGCCAATCTAACAAcaccaatggagagagagagagagagaaagaaagcgagagagagagagagaccgctatCTTAGAGCAGtctactagccccccccccccccccccatcatcccAGACCCTAATTATCCAGATCCCACAGTGTAATTAACAGTGGTTGAAGAGGGGTGACAGCCAGAAAGAGAAGGCCAGCAGGGACCCCCAGGCTTGGGGCCCGGCGGGAGGGCAGAGTGAGGAGAAACGGGGTTACGGAAGGACCAGGGCTCGGGAACAGAGGAGAAACGAGGTTACGGAAGGACCAGGGCTCGGGAACAGAGTAGAAACGGGGTTACGGAAGGACCAGGGCTCGGGAACAGAGGAAAAACGGGGTTACGGAAGGACCAGGGCTCGGGAACAGAGGAGAAACGGGGTTACGGAAGGACCAGGGCTCGGGAACAGAGGAGAAACGGAGTTACGGAAGGACCAGGGCTCGGGAACAGAGGAGAAACGGGGTTACGGAAGGACCAGGGCTCGGGAACAGAGGAAAAACGGGGTTACGGAAGGACCAGGGCTCGGGAACAGAGGAGAAACGGGGTTACGGAAGGACCAGGGCTCGGGAACAGAGGAGAAACGGAGTTACGGAAGGACCAGGGCTCGGGAACAGAGGAGAAACGGGGTTACGGAAGGACCAGGGCTCAGGAACAGAGGAGAAACGGAGTTACGGAAGAACCAGGGCTCGGGAACAGAGGAGAAACGGGGTTACGGAAGGACCAGGGCTCGGGAACAGAGGAGAAACGAGGAAGAGGTCAGACAGAAAGTAGCCTCCAGGCTTCATTAGCTGTAGGTAAGATCCCTCTCTCcggtccccagcccagagaggacGGTGCCAATGAAAACACTACAGAGCTACAGTCCATCCAAACCTGATAAGGACCGACCACACAGTAACACCCAGCCACTCAGCACCACTTCCACCGCTCAGCTAGgatacactcactcactcattgtGACTGGGTAGGCATTGCCTTGGACTGGGCCATTTCCTCTGTCCCTTTGAAAACAGTGACCCTGTAACTGGGACTTCCTGTGTTACACCCAAAGCGGTCCCCCTCCTTTGGGCCAATGACGCAGTGTCCCCTTCCTCTATGGCCACTTCCCCGGTGATAGGACTACCTTACTCATCTAGTGTActaagggggagggagggagggagggtggacccCAGGGCTTAGGGGCTGGTATtagtgctgagagagagagaaaaagagagagagcgagtgagacacacacagagagagagatagagagggacaaagagagaaagagagagagaggggtagagagcgagagaggggtagagagcgaGCGGtagcaagagagagtgagagagagagcggtagcaagagagagcgcgagagagagcgcgagagagagacagacatagaaagagagaggtggcatGGCGTTTCCTCCACATATCCTCTTTCACCTCTCGTCTCCTCCAGCCAAGACCCGCACACACATCAGCTCGCACCCGCACACACATGGAGCCAGAAACAGAGCCAGCCctgtacagagagagaaaaacagcacTCTTTCCCTGACATACTCACTGGTACTACAGGTACTTGAACATATGCAAAAGATAAGAAGGGAAAACACCTCATACACATGATGGTATCTGTGGTCGTGCAGCCCATCAGAGATGCAGAGTATGGTGTAGTCACACAACCCTCAGGAATAAAAGACACTGAAAATATTCTAGTATCAGACACGcaggcagaaacacacacatgcaacagGCCTCGGCAGAGGAGGGAAAACAGCCCGTTAAACACAGCCAGCACACAGGCAATATATCCTCTGAGGGGAAAACAAAGCACGACACTCTCTCCTAGAAAATTAGcccactttctctctcgctctcataaaaaaaaaataacacaaacacacacaaacatattctTGCATGCAACAGCACAGCGATGAACTGAACGGGGGAAAAACACCCCTCCCTCAGAAATACttattcacacacaaacacacacactaacatactatTGCATGAAATAGCACAGCGATGAACcgaagagggggaaaaaaagcaCCTCTCCCTCAGaaatactcaaacacacacacacacacgcacacgcacacacacacacaccgagcgtGAAGCAGCCGTAAGTGTAGCAGTATGTTAATAGGTGAATTAAGGCCCCTCTGATCTACACTGAAGAGGATGACATTAAGTCCATTATTGACTTAGACAAAACTAACTAGGAGATGTGCTGCTATTCATCTAATATGATGTCTGCCATGCCTATAGGGAGAGATATTACTGTAGCAGGGTTTACATTCAGATACATACAGCCTATAGCAGGGTTTACATTCAGATACATACAGCCTATAGCAGGGTTTACATTCAGATGCATACAGCCTATAGCAGGGTTTACATTCAGATACATACAGCCTATAGCAGGGTTTACATTCAGATGCATACAGCCTATAGCAGGGTTTACATTCAGATACATACAGCCTATAGCAGGGTTTACATTCAGATGCATACAGCCTATAGCAGGGTTACATTCAGATGCATACAGCCTATAGCAGGGTTTACATTCAGATGCATACAGCCTATAGCAGGGTTTACATTCAGATGCATACAGCCTATAGCAGGGTTTACATTCAGATGCATACAGCCTATAGCAGGGTTTACATTCAGATGCATACAGCCTATAGCAGGGTTTACATTCAGATGCATACAGCCTATAGCAGGGCAGGTGTAATAGCCTACACTCCATGAATGCAGATTTCAGTTGATGGGGTAAAACTACATGAAATAACAAAACGGTTGCACATGTACAGATGTTATATAAATATTTATCTTACATTAGAAAATATAGAATCACTTGAAAATGATAGATATACAGATTATACAGGCAGATATGTGTATAACTAAAATGACAGCAATAAGGAGAGACTGTGTGGTACAGAAATGGAGAGGTATTGGTTGAAGAGAATACAGCAGATATAATCGATAGTTAGGTAATGACCTCGCTGTAAAGCAGTCCATCTAAGCAGTCAATGTATTGACATgaaccagacagacagctccaTGCCTGCCCTGCTATATCTCCTGACTGCAGTGTCAACCACCGTACTCTATACACAGTCCTCTCTGTACACATCTTCTGAACATATACCCTTCTTACAACTCATGTTTGAAATATATGTGACATTATTGCATTGTCTGATTTGCTTTTGCATCGTGTATATTTTCTTAATTCAAATATGTGTAGTTCATTCTGCTTGAGTGCAGGACATGCAGAGTAAATCCATTACAATGTTTAAATGTCACCAACATGAAAAATCCATTTATATAGGCTTATAGTAATCGTAGTTCAGAGAAAATGATAACGCATGAATTTAAAGATGTTTAAAATCTTAGAACTGCGAATTATTCACAAAGTGGTTAGGGGAAATAAATACAATAGAACTATTACAGAGTTCTGCTAGAATCCTCTGCTATAGGCCATGAGTTCTGCTAGAATCCTCTGCTATAGGCCATGAGTTCTGCTAGAATCCTCTGCTATAGGCCATGAGTTCTGCTAGAATCCTCTGCTATAGGCCATGAGTTCTGCTAGAATCCTCTGCTATAGGCCGTGAGTTCTGCTAGAATCCTCTGCTATAGGCCATGAGTTCTGCTAGAATCCTCTGCTATAGGCCACGAGTTCTGCTAGAATCCTCTGCTATAGGCCATGAGTTCTGCTAGAATCCTCTGCTATAGGCCATGAGTTGTGCTAGAATCCTCTGCTATAGGCCGTGAGTTCTGCTAGAATCCTCTGCTATAGGCCATGAGTTCTGCTAGAATCCTCTGCTATAGGCCATGAGTTCTGCTAGAATCCTCTGCTATAGGCCATGAGTTCTGCTAGAATCCTCTGCTATAGGCCATGCACCTGGCATTTCAAACATGAAATAACACTCaacaataataacagtaataaagTATAATGGCATATTTAGAAAATTGCTGAACTATTTTAATagcaaaaaaataatacaatagAGTATTATTATTATACCATTGTGTTCATGCTTGGCCCATTATTAACATATATTAGGTATAATAATAACCTATATAATTACTATAGTTTATATTTTCCACTAACATTTCTGATGTGTTAATCCACCTATTGCTTGTATTGGGATCAAATACCGCTGCATGCCTGCATCTCAGATGCTGTAACAATACTGAGGAGATAGGAGAAACATGTCAAGCTATAGAAGCGACTGTACCTCGTCCGTAAGGTCTCGGCCCATAGTCGACCTGTCGCACTTCAGAGGAAGCCGCGTTACAGCACCCGCCTTGCAGAAGAGAAGGGAAGAATTTAGAAGGGCGAGCTAGTTAAGAGCAGAGATTTAGATTGAAAACATACCCTGATGCTGTATGGGTACCGGCCCTATTTCTTCAACATTTTCTCGGGATCTTCCTTCGCCTGACTGGCATTAGACCCTCACAGAAGAGGTGCACCGCGGCAACATTTTACGAGCCCTAAGTAATCCTTGAGTTGTTCCACAACCCTCCGCCTTTGAAGCGCAAGGGGAAATAAAATGACATGGCTTAATGTTGGTTTATTGAGGGGGAATTAGCCTACTAGTGATGGACCAATTAGAGGCGCAGCGATATCACTTAACTGTGGACTGTTTAACTTGCAAAGGTCGATATTAATATCCATGCATGTACCCAAAACAAAGTACTCAATTACGACGTCAAAATATTATTACACCGTAATGCTTTGGAAGGCTTAAAAAGATAGTTTAACATAATTTATGGGGAGTTTACATAACGAAATATGATAATAATTTCCCTGCCGATTATACATAAAATGATCCGCACATTCCTAAATATAAAGAAAGCAGATGCAATTATTTGACAATTTGTTGAGTCTATTTTATTGATTTAACTCGTATATCTGCTTTTGCAGATAATTTAATATAATGTTATGTTTATAAATCCTCTTATCACCAACAGACAAAAATAAAAACCAAAAGCCAGGCGATAGGCAATAGAGAGGAGATAGGCCTATATTCCATTTTATATAGGGTATAGGCGTAATCTTCGTTGTAATTCTTAATAATTTACTTCAATTACAAGCATTATAACGGTTGGATTTGCATGGAATGTATTCGACCATGAAAAGATGGCAGTCAAGGAAAAAAACTGAGAATCTAAAAATGAAATTATTCTTACTAGAAGTCTGGAGAAACGATGCGAAACATGCCAGGCCTTTCCCAATCAATTTGTTGCCATTCATGGTTTCTGCATTTTCGATTTCGTTTCTTATACTTATGTTTAAAAGGTAGCCTGATGGAAAAAGACATATGATATCTAAACAAAATTaaaaccatgtctctctctgtttgcttTGACTCTCTATTTGTACTCATGCAAAAGGCAATGTATGCATTTAATTGACATGCACTTCCTATTTTGATTTGATTGCATCGAATTAGCACATTACTAGTCGTAAAAATACACTTCTAATATGAGAAGCAGGTGTTGACATAGTGTGACGTTGAGGTTGCAAATTTTATAAATTAAATATATCAAAAAACAACAAATATCCAACCAGGTTAAATTGTTGTTTTTACAATTCATTCTATGGTAATTTAGATAATTGTTTTGGTTTCTTTTTAGATGACATTCCTTGGCAATATAATTGCACACCTGCTGTAAATTGTGTTTGAACATATGCATGCTATTCTATAACTGAAAATAAGAATTGAAAAAAGAAAATGTAATCATACACGAACACGTAATTATTGTATGTTCCCTAATGACTTGTACAGGTAGGCTACTTTGCAGTGAATGTATAAATTCAGAGGATATCAAATGGTTTGAGAGTGGATTCTTCGCTGCAAAATCACAACCAACACCCGTAAACAACATGCCCTCACTCACATCAACACATACTGCTCCTGCTTTGCGTCTCAATCGATTGCATTGAAATAATTTGCCCTAACACCGATAAAACGCACCCATGACTCATGTCACTTAGCTGATCTTTAAAGGGAGGAGGATTTGAAACACGAGCCCCCATAACACTCATTTCTCCCAATACCCTAAGGCGCGCGCGGCTCGGCAAACACAAAGTCGTTATCGGTTAGATTCCAATAAGGCAGTCTGTCAAGGTGAGGCTTCTTTGGAGAATTTTTGTCATGCCTACTAAACATGGAAAGATGCCTTCTAAGTGGTGCGAGGGAGGATAAATAACAACGAGTCCCACAGCTGATTATATTGAAACAACGGCGCGCATTTGTAAAAAGGGGGATTGCGAAACGTGAGTCCCAGCAGATGCTGGATGCTCCTCGGTGTATGAGCGCGGGGCCCATCCACCTGCACGCAGATGCCGCGCGAGGACAAATGAGAGCGAACCAGGAGCATCTTCGTGCGATATGGTTCCGTTATTCCAATCGACATGTCAATAGCTTTGCTGTAGTTTATATTAATAATACACACAGCTCAAAACATATGCTGAAAGTGAGAGGATGCATCATGCGTGTCCAATATGGTGTGCAGATGTGCATGAAAAAAAAAGTGCAGCCACTGACAATTCTCCACACATGCATCATACATTTAGAGAAAGGTAAAATAAAGGGAATCACGTGTGAATAATTTCACTGAATAAGAGCAAACAATTTCACACATTTAGGTGAGAGAACACAGTCATGGAAATATTGGCAACAGGGTTTAAATCCCCCAAAACAACGCGCATTTATTTTAAATTGCTTTAAGTAATTGCTCAATTAACAAACTATATTCATATGCACAACATCCGTGATAAAAGTAGTAGAAAAGACTGATTCATAAAATAACCACTAATACGTTTATTTTCAAACTCGACACAGCAGAGACTGGCGATTGCACAAGGTCTGCCTGCCGCGGCCTTCGCATACGTAACAGCGTGTGCATGGTACGGAGACACACACAGGTTCCACTATGATTAATTACTAACTAACTACCCTCCTTTacaactccccctctctctttctactccttTACCTCAACGCACTGTACATCACCAAGGAAACCACCTAACGCCCCCACAGCCACACTCCCTTTAAAAACTTGAACGCCGAGATATTTTATACTTCACAAAAAAGCCAAAGTCATAAAACACACGACTGTGAACAGGAACGATAACGGACGCTAGTTGTCGGAGGAAATGTGAACTTCCCTCAGTTATAGGTATCCGTTATCGCTCTTCCAGGCTCTGGCTATACACTCACGGCTGCCTGTCTCTAGCCGGTGTTCGAGGCTTCCTGAGCGGACCACATGTAGTCAATTAGCCCGACCCAGAGGGCGACTCTTCCACAGTCTTTATCAGCGCGGGTTACACAAACACTACAATTTCTGCTTTTGAACTATATTGCACAGACAAATTAGGAGGAGTGGGGTGAGCGCAACCGTAACCAAACGAGGCAAGGGACAATCCGGTGAAATAACGCATGGCTTCTTATATTTCGTCCCTTTTtgtaaacattaaaatgtatgctGTCTTTTATAGGAACTAATATGCAATTCAATTACAACATTTAATCATTATTTCAGGAAAAGAGTGCAGTGCACAATGTCAGGTGCATATAcactcacaagcacacacactctctcacacaccagACCCAAACTGCAGAGCATTACTATTTGACAAAATAGCCTAAAAAAATGGCAAggcaaataaaacaaaaaaattaaGACTGAAAAATGCAAAAATGAGTGAATAATCATGTCGACCCATATAATATTAactctttcaaaaacaaaacagtatcccacacacactcacatattcccccctctctctctctttctcccacacacacacacacacccacccacacatcaCCAGCAGCACCTACCACAACACCTAAACACACACCAAGTGTCAAAAAAAGTCCGGTAGGTATTTATACCTCAAATAAACACACAGACGGGACACATGACAACTAAGAAATAGACGGATCACCACtaaaagagagaaaaacagatgGTTGAATGAAGGGGAGGGGACTCACCTGCTGGGACATTCTGAAGAGGAGGTTGCTCTGGTCAGTGCTCTGTTGCTGCCATGTCCCCATGAAGCCAGGCTCAGCACTGGGAGGTCTGGTGCTGAACTGCATGGAGGACCTCCCCTCTGCTCCCTTAGCGCTGCGGCTAACTATGCTAACACCTATGGCACCACTGGAGCCaccgctactgctactgctggagACGGCTGTGGGGCTAGCGCTGTTGTTGTGGTGCTGGTTGGAGGTGATGCTGCTGGTAGAGGTGGTAGTCGGGGGGTTGGCGGTGCCGCTCAGGGTGGACTCTGGTGCCCTCTCACTTTCCGGGTCTCTGGGCGCCTGGCTGCTTCTCTCCTCGCTGCTGCCTCTCACATCCAACCCTGCCTCCTCGGactagagaaagagggagggggagagaggagggaggagaggaggggataaaAAAAGTCAGTGAAGGTGGGTTTGGGATTTTGGGGGTTGGGCTGTCGTTTTTCCCCCCTCTTCTTTTTGAACAGAGGGAGCTTCTAGaggagagggagtgtgagagggTTTCTCTTGGCGGCCGGTCGCTGAGGAGTGTGTGCAGAGTTAATTCTGGAGGAGAGCGCGGTGCATTTCCTCAGGGTCTTCtagtgggagaggaagagagggcagGATGAGCAGAATGCTGAAggtaaggagggaggaggagaggtggagacgaGGGGGGggtaaagggagggaggagggagagaagaaaggagggatggaggagatgaTGTGGAAGGAGGGGTCTCTCTTTTTTTTGTCAGCGGCCCTCTTGCCTTTAACCATCTGTCAGTCATTTTGTATGGGCTGTCCTCagaacacgcacacgcacacgcacacgcacacacacacacacacacacacacacacacacacacacacacacacacacacagttacacatagaAATACTGCACATTCAACCAGAAATCACTTGCAAAACAAAGTCACCCATGCATAACCTGGAAACTCTTACCCGCTCATTCTTAAGccgggaacacacacactcaaactcacttatatacatacacacacaaaaagtaGGTTatctgtaaaaaataaaacaagaatttgtaaaaattttaataaaataaaataaatgtcacTCTTGGCAACAAAAAAACCTTCCTATAATCTAATCTAAAGTAAAAATA
The DNA window shown above is from Salvelinus fontinalis isolate EN_2023a unplaced genomic scaffold, ASM2944872v1 scaffold_1256, whole genome shotgun sequence and carries:
- the LOC129848885 gene encoding uncharacterized protein LOC129848885, which codes for MSEEAGLDVRGSSEERSSQAPRDPESERAPESTLSGTANPPTTTSTSSITSNQHHNNSASPTAVSSSSSSGGSSGAIGVSIVSRSAKGAEGRSSMQFSTRPPSAEPGFMGTWQQQSTDQSNLLFRMSQQAGAVTRLPLKCDRSTMGRDLTDEVQSLL